A single genomic interval of Flavihumibacter rivuli harbors:
- a CDS encoding peptidoglycan DD-metalloendopeptidase family protein yields the protein MSTASLDSLLIKYREGFHPVVDFDPFSDRLMPLNLSVEGGELPYEESLDTDRFVAYMDRLRAQKQAKYLIGGYGELRGMYGRSELFDGEGEARRLHLGTDIWGEPGTPVYAFMGGMVHSFAFNDRLGDYGATLILLHQLEGKAFYSLYGHIALKDIQHLNTGQYVNRGQEIAHFGQPVENGYWPPHLHFQLIEDIGLHDGDYPGVCRNTEKDYWLANSPDPDLVLNLNQYINSVSQSR from the coding sequence ATGAGTACAGCCAGTTTAGATTCCCTGCTGATCAAGTACCGGGAAGGTTTTCACCCGGTGGTTGATTTCGATCCGTTCAGCGACAGGTTAATGCCATTGAACCTTTCTGTTGAAGGAGGTGAACTTCCTTATGAAGAAAGCCTCGATACCGATCGTTTTGTTGCGTACATGGATAGGTTGCGAGCTCAAAAGCAGGCCAAGTACCTGATAGGAGGGTATGGGGAATTAAGGGGGATGTACGGAAGGAGTGAATTGTTTGATGGGGAAGGCGAAGCCCGCAGGCTGCACCTGGGAACAGATATCTGGGGTGAACCCGGGACTCCGGTATATGCCTTCATGGGCGGTATGGTTCACAGTTTTGCGTTCAATGACCGGCTGGGCGATTATGGGGCCACCCTTATCCTGCTGCACCAACTGGAAGGAAAGGCATTTTATTCCCTCTATGGCCATATTGCCTTGAAGGATATCCAGCACCTGAATACAGGGCAGTATGTGAACCGTGGACAGGAGATCGCCCATTTCGGCCAGCCCGTTGAAAATGGGTATTGGCCGCCGCATTTACATTTCCAGTTGATTGAAGATATCGGCCTGCATGATGGCGATTACCCGGGAGTATGCCGGAACACAGAAAAAGATTACTGGCTGGCCAATAGCCCGGACCCTGACCTGGTCCTCAACCTGAATCAGTATATAAACTCGGTTAGTCAATCCCGTTAG
- a CDS encoding aldo/keto reductase, whose translation MRYKLLGKSGLKVSELSLGTMGFGQEWKWGADKETSFKILEAYAAAGGNFLDTANRYTEGTSEKIIGEFMTAHDRDYFVVATKYSLFDNLTNPNASGNNRKNMMRSVEQSLKRLNTDYIDLLYLHIWDNLTTIDEVMRGLDDLVRQGKVNYIAISDTPAWIISRGNTLAELMGWSQFVALQVEYSLLQRTPERELIPMAKHYGMTVTPWAPLAGGALTGKYLKGDRGRIPDGSKRLNERSVGITRKVMEISEQTGVPESHVALKWTMQRGFSSIPIVGATKLSQLEENLKAIYFELSPEQIAQLDAVSDIELGFPGDFFKEEGVKSVVYGGFYDKIEHRQP comes from the coding sequence ATGCGATATAAACTTTTAGGAAAATCAGGACTCAAGGTTTCGGAACTCTCCCTTGGCACCATGGGCTTTGGGCAGGAGTGGAAATGGGGTGCGGACAAGGAGACCTCATTCAAGATTCTTGAAGCCTATGCTGCGGCGGGAGGAAATTTCCTGGATACGGCTAACCGTTATACCGAAGGAACCAGTGAAAAGATCATTGGGGAGTTCATGACCGCCCATGACAGGGATTACTTTGTAGTTGCTACCAAGTATAGCCTGTTCGACAACCTTACCAACCCGAATGCTTCCGGCAATAACCGTAAGAATATGATGCGCAGTGTGGAGCAAAGCCTGAAGCGATTGAATACGGACTATATCGACCTCCTTTACCTGCATATCTGGGATAACCTTACCACGATAGATGAAGTGATGCGCGGATTGGATGACCTGGTAAGGCAGGGAAAGGTCAACTATATTGCCATCAGCGATACACCGGCCTGGATCATTAGTCGCGGCAATACCCTTGCAGAACTGATGGGATGGAGCCAGTTTGTGGCCCTGCAGGTGGAGTACAGCCTTTTGCAGCGAACCCCGGAAAGGGAATTGATCCCAATGGCCAAACACTATGGCATGACCGTTACACCCTGGGCACCCCTGGCTGGAGGCGCGCTAACCGGCAAATACCTGAAGGGTGACAGGGGGAGGATCCCTGATGGAAGCAAGCGATTGAATGAAAGAAGCGTTGGCATTACCCGGAAAGTGATGGAGATCTCGGAGCAAACTGGTGTTCCGGAATCACATGTTGCATTGAAATGGACCATGCAGCGCGGATTTTCCTCCATACCCATCGTAGGGGCAACAAAACTTTCGCAACTCGAAGAGAACCTTAAAGCGATCTATTTTGAACTCAGCCCAGAGCAGATTGCGCAATTGGATGCCGTAAGTGACATTGAACTGGGATTCCCCGGCGATTTCTTCAAGGAAGAAGGAGTAAAATCAGTAGTGTATGGAGGGTTTTATGATAAAATAGAACACAGGCAACCATAA
- a CDS encoding OmpA family protein — MSFNILDAVKGFLTPDLVSQASSFLGESDSSVTKALGGLIPTVLGGITQKAESGGADAIFNLAKQAAGSGILGNLAGNFLSGGGGIPEGVPGMLQGIFGSKAGGIANLISSFAGIKGSSAASLLGMVAPLALGVLGKHSSDSGLNAGGLLSLLSGQKNSILNAIPSGLNLSGILGDWAGKATSAASAVHHEVEQQASSGGKWLWPVLLALAGVGLLLYLMKGCGGGEHKEAVTTEVPAVVVDSPKAEVVAPVKESLKVKLPNGVELDAYKGGIEDLLVTFLNDPNAKPGKDNWFDFNDLNFKFGTAEIIPESRKEVDNLVQILKAYPNAKIKIGGYTDKVGDEAANKKLSGERAQAVKAALEAAGVGSQIDGAEGYGSEFAKYPADAPEADRIKDRRVSVSVRAK; from the coding sequence ATGTCATTCAACATTCTAGATGCAGTAAAAGGATTTCTTACCCCTGACCTGGTTTCACAGGCTTCTTCCTTCCTGGGTGAATCAGATTCTTCCGTTACCAAAGCTTTGGGTGGATTGATCCCGACTGTTTTGGGTGGAATTACCCAGAAAGCCGAAAGCGGCGGAGCAGATGCAATTTTTAACCTGGCCAAGCAGGCTGCCGGAAGCGGTATCCTGGGTAACCTGGCCGGTAATTTCCTGAGTGGAGGTGGGGGCATCCCTGAAGGCGTTCCGGGTATGCTCCAGGGGATCTTTGGTTCGAAGGCCGGGGGTATTGCCAACCTTATCTCCAGTTTTGCAGGTATCAAAGGTTCTTCTGCGGCTTCGCTTTTAGGTATGGTGGCACCTTTGGCATTGGGGGTGTTGGGTAAACATTCTTCTGATAGCGGTTTAAATGCGGGTGGATTGCTGTCCTTGTTGAGTGGCCAGAAGAATAGTATCCTGAATGCCATACCATCGGGACTTAACCTTTCCGGTATCCTTGGAGACTGGGCAGGAAAAGCAACCAGTGCCGCTTCAGCCGTTCACCATGAAGTGGAACAGCAGGCCAGTTCAGGTGGAAAATGGTTATGGCCAGTTTTATTGGCGCTAGCGGGTGTTGGTTTGTTGCTATACCTGATGAAAGGTTGTGGGGGAGGTGAGCACAAGGAGGCTGTGACAACTGAAGTGCCAGCTGTTGTGGTAGATTCGCCGAAAGCAGAAGTAGTGGCCCCGGTAAAGGAATCTTTGAAAGTGAAATTGCCTAACGGGGTTGAGCTGGATGCCTACAAAGGGGGTATCGAAGACCTGCTGGTTACCTTCCTCAATGATCCCAATGCCAAACCCGGCAAGGACAATTGGTTCGACTTTAATGACCTCAATTTCAAATTCGGTACTGCCGAGATCATTCCTGAAAGCAGGAAAGAAGTGGACAACCTGGTACAGATACTGAAAGCCTATCCCAATGCCAAGATCAAGATCGGGGGTTATACCGATAAGGTAGGAGATGAGGCCGCAAATAAAAAACTTTCAGGGGAAAGGGCACAGGCTGTGAAAGCGGCGCTGGAAGCAGCGGGTGTGGGTAGCCAGATCGATGGAGCTGAAGGCTATGGTTCCGAATTCGCGAAATACCCAGCTGATGCACCTGAAGCCGATCGTATCAAGGACAGGAGGGTTTCTGTTAGTGTGCGGGCTAAATAA
- a CDS encoding DMT family transporter produces the protein MKWTMALATLVVGALIPIQALLNSKMGKLTGGPVMGALVSFTVGLVCLLSLVMVSQPYTFRQLGNIGQAPWYAWLGGVIGAIFVGYITWANQKLGVGFTFALVVTGQLVASLVLDHYGWLGAPLRQITLEKIIGVILIIAGVVLVKK, from the coding sequence ATGAAATGGACGATGGCTTTGGCTACTTTGGTTGTGGGGGCTTTGATTCCCATCCAGGCTTTGTTGAATTCCAAGATGGGCAAACTGACAGGCGGACCGGTAATGGGGGCCCTGGTATCGTTCACAGTTGGCTTGGTATGCCTTCTTTCACTGGTAATGGTTAGTCAGCCCTATACCTTCAGGCAGTTGGGAAATATTGGGCAGGCGCCCTGGTATGCCTGGCTGGGCGGTGTGATCGGGGCGATCTTCGTTGGGTATATAACCTGGGCTAACCAGAAACTTGGAGTAGGGTTCACTTTTGCTTTGGTGGTTACTGGACAACTGGTTGCTTCACTTGTATTGGACCATTATGGATGGCTGGGGGCCCCATTGCGGCAGATAACGCTGGAAAAGATTATTGGTGTAATATTGATCATTGCCGGAGTGGTATTGGTGAAGAAATAA
- a CDS encoding MarR family winged helix-turn-helix transcriptional regulator, which translates to MKTSESKYCQCMYFASSALARKMEKLALESWKKVGLSPSHGYLLMLVIEEPGIQPGTLADELQLSPSTVTRLIEKLEERKLVVRTTEGKITNVFPTSAGKDIRSALKECAEHFHHTYASILGAEESARLVQNINRITDKLNP; encoded by the coding sequence GTGAAGACTTCAGAAAGTAAATATTGCCAGTGCATGTATTTCGCCAGCAGCGCCCTTGCCAGGAAGATGGAGAAGCTGGCACTGGAAAGCTGGAAGAAGGTTGGACTTTCCCCTAGCCACGGTTACCTCCTGATGCTGGTAATTGAGGAACCCGGTATCCAGCCGGGTACCCTTGCCGACGAACTGCAATTAAGCCCAAGCACGGTCACCCGCCTGATCGAAAAACTGGAAGAAAGAAAACTCGTGGTCAGGACGACTGAAGGGAAAATTACCAATGTTTTCCCTACCAGTGCTGGAAAGGACATTCGGTCGGCGCTGAAGGAATGCGCTGAACATTTCCATCACACTTATGCTTCCATCCTTGGGGCAGAAGAAAGCGCCCGGTTGGTTCAAAACATTAACCGCATCACTGATAAACTTAATCCCTGA
- a CDS encoding alpha-L-arabinofuranosidase encodes MRIRNLIAGCALVISIGTLPSCSKSDDGGGEPPVDTSKPPVDPETTATQGFFMDWASRNFTAPAFVDTTIPSSTELTINVNRYRIESKISRNVFGDNLHSLMSQVVDQPNLMGHLQSMQPSFLRFPGGNIADEYFWNATPSTIPSDVPKVLVTAEGTPIERNYLVGKNNFDYSISLDNYYRVLQQTGAQGMITVNYGYARYGTGAKPVEVAAHYAADWVRYDNGRTKYWEVGQENFGYWEAGYRIDQTTNKDGQPAIITPEVYGAHFKVFADSMRKAAQEIGKTIFIGAVMVEKPRPSISPAIEITWNEKVLKALNNLPDYYVIHNYYSTFEANSPAGFIIESAGVESKQMGDHMVDIFKATGTTPKPIAVNEWNIGAKGSGQRESVVNGAHAILAINELIKNKFAMTARWSLADQWDDRNGYGMFYFGDENGVKAPWQPRPAFYYMQMYKRFLGDRLIRTTYSNSNVYAHASSFSSGHLGVTMVNKSGAAINIEIKPEYFEAGARYYWYNLTPGNDNGDFSRSVFINGRGPAPGSVGGPTNYTSIPAYSAAASGGIKVTLPARGTVLMVIEPK; translated from the coding sequence ATGAGAATCCGTAATCTAATTGCCGGTTGTGCGCTGGTCATTTCAATTGGAACTTTACCTTCTTGCAGTAAGAGTGATGATGGTGGTGGTGAACCGCCGGTTGATACCAGTAAGCCCCCTGTAGATCCGGAAACAACGGCTACGCAGGGATTTTTTATGGATTGGGCTTCCCGCAATTTTACTGCCCCGGCCTTTGTTGACACAACAATACCATCCTCCACTGAATTAACCATCAATGTGAACAGGTACCGGATCGAGAGCAAGATCTCCCGCAATGTCTTTGGCGATAACCTGCATTCCCTGATGTCGCAAGTGGTTGACCAACCCAACCTGATGGGGCATTTGCAGTCCATGCAGCCCAGTTTCCTCCGGTTCCCCGGCGGTAACATTGCCGACGAGTATTTCTGGAATGCTACTCCTTCCACTATTCCTTCCGATGTTCCCAAAGTTCTGGTGACCGCTGAAGGAACGCCGATCGAGCGGAACTACCTGGTAGGTAAGAATAATTTTGATTATTCCATTTCCCTTGATAACTATTACAGGGTACTGCAGCAGACCGGAGCCCAGGGTATGATCACGGTTAACTATGGCTATGCCCGTTACGGTACAGGGGCGAAACCGGTTGAGGTTGCAGCCCATTATGCTGCTGATTGGGTTCGGTACGATAATGGCCGCACCAAATATTGGGAAGTTGGCCAGGAGAACTTTGGCTATTGGGAAGCAGGTTACCGGATCGACCAAACCACCAACAAGGATGGCCAGCCTGCTATCATTACACCTGAAGTGTATGGCGCCCATTTCAAGGTATTTGCTGACTCTATGCGCAAGGCTGCGCAGGAAATTGGCAAGACCATTTTCATTGGTGCTGTGATGGTGGAAAAGCCTCGTCCCAGCATATCGCCAGCCATTGAGATCACCTGGAACGAAAAGGTGTTGAAAGCGCTGAATAACTTGCCTGATTATTACGTGATCCATAACTATTATTCCACCTTCGAAGCAAATTCACCCGCAGGATTTATCATTGAATCAGCCGGTGTTGAATCAAAGCAAATGGGAGACCATATGGTGGATATATTCAAGGCTACTGGTACTACCCCTAAGCCCATTGCTGTTAACGAGTGGAATATCGGTGCTAAGGGTTCCGGACAGCGCGAATCTGTTGTAAATGGTGCCCATGCAATACTTGCCATCAATGAATTGATCAAGAATAAATTTGCCATGACTGCCCGTTGGAGCCTGGCTGACCAGTGGGATGACCGCAACGGCTATGGTATGTTCTATTTCGGGGATGAGAATGGTGTGAAAGCACCCTGGCAGCCAAGACCTGCCTTCTATTACATGCAAATGTACAAGCGATTCCTAGGTGACCGTTTGATCAGGACTACCTATTCTAACTCCAATGTATATGCGCATGCATCATCCTTTAGCTCGGGTCACCTGGGGGTTACCATGGTGAATAAATCCGGTGCAGCCATCAACATCGAGATCAAGCCTGAATATTTTGAAGCAGGCGCCCGCTATTATTGGTACAACCTGACTCCGGGCAATGACAATGGTGATTTTTCAAGATCTGTTTTCATCAATGGCCGTGGACCAGCTCCGGGTAGTGTAGGTGGACCAACCAATTACACTTCTATTCCGGCTTATAGTGCAGCTGCAAGTGGCGGTATTAAAGTCACCTTGCCGGCACGCGGAACGGTGTTAATGGTGATCGAACCTAAATAA
- the ruvB gene encoding Holliday junction branch migration DNA helicase RuvB, with translation MLNQNLHPDKESMGSNEKEFENSLRPKEISDFSGQPQIIENLKIFIKAAKIRGEALDHVLFHGPPGLGKTTLSRIVANEMGVNIRETSGPVIEKPGDLAGLLTNLEPNDVLFIDEIHRLSTVVEEYLYAAMEDFRIDIMIDSGPNARSIQINLNPFTLIGATTRSGLLTAPLLSRFAIKSRLEYYQSGTLQKIIERSAGLLNAPITTDAAGEIARRSRGTPRIANGLLRRVRDFAMVLNDSQIDLGITQHALKALNVDEHGLDEMDNRILATIIDKFKGGPVGITTIATAVGEEAGTLEEVYEPFLIQEGFIQRTPRGREVTAKAYEHLGKKPAGKGGENLLF, from the coding sequence ATGTTGAATCAAAACTTGCATCCAGATAAGGAATCGATGGGCTCCAATGAGAAGGAGTTCGAGAATAGCCTTCGCCCGAAGGAGATCAGTGATTTCTCTGGTCAGCCACAGATCATCGAGAACCTTAAGATATTTATCAAGGCGGCTAAGATCAGGGGCGAAGCCCTTGACCATGTGCTGTTTCACGGTCCCCCGGGTTTGGGAAAGACCACCTTGTCAAGGATCGTTGCCAACGAGATGGGCGTGAATATCAGGGAGACATCGGGGCCTGTGATCGAAAAGCCCGGTGACCTTGCCGGATTGCTGACCAACCTCGAACCCAATGATGTCCTCTTCATTGACGAGATCCATCGCCTGAGTACTGTAGTGGAAGAATACCTTTATGCTGCCATGGAGGATTTCAGGATCGATATCATGATCGATAGCGGGCCAAATGCAAGGAGCATACAGATCAACCTCAATCCCTTTACCCTGATCGGTGCCACTACCAGGAGCGGCTTGCTTACGGCGCCATTGCTGTCGCGATTCGCCATTAAGTCGAGGCTGGAGTATTACCAGTCTGGAACCTTGCAGAAGATCATTGAAAGGTCAGCTGGTCTCCTGAATGCGCCGATCACTACCGATGCTGCCGGTGAAATTGCCAGGCGAAGCAGGGGTACTCCCCGTATTGCCAATGGCTTGTTGCGAAGGGTACGTGATTTTGCCATGGTCCTGAACGATAGCCAGATTGACTTGGGCATCACCCAGCACGCACTTAAGGCGCTGAATGTAGATGAGCATGGACTGGATGAAATGGATAACCGCATTCTTGCTACGATCATTGATAAATTCAAGGGTGGTCCGGTAGGGATCACCACCATTGCCACTGCTGTTGGGGAAGAAGCGGGTACCCTTGAAGAAGTATATGAGCCATTCCTGATCCAGGAGGGATTTATTCAACGCACCCCAAGGGGAAGGGAAGTGACAGCGAAAGCTTATGAACACCTGGGTAAAAAACCAGCCGGCAAGGGGGGAGAAAACCTTTTGTTTTGA